In one Trichosurus vulpecula isolate mTriVul1 chromosome 8, mTriVul1.pri, whole genome shotgun sequence genomic region, the following are encoded:
- the RAB11A gene encoding ras-related protein Rab-11A, producing MGTRDDEYDYLFKVVLIGDSGVGKSNLLSRFTRNEFNLESKSTIGVEFATRSIQVDGKTIKAQIWDTAGQERYRAITSAYYRGAVGALLVYDIAKHLTYENVERWLKELRDHADSNIVIMLVGNKSDLRHLRAVPTDEARAFAEKNGLSFIETSALDSTNVEAAFQTILTEIYRIVSQKQMSDRRENDMSPSNNVVPIHVPPTTENKPKVQCCQNI from the exons ATGGGCACCCGAGACGACGAGTACGACTATCTCTTTAAAG ttgtcCTCATTGGAGACTCTGGTGTAGGAAAGAGTAATCTTCTGTCTCGTTTCACTCGAAATGAGTTTAATCTGGAAAGCAAGAGCACCATTGGTGTGGAGTTTGCAACAAGAAGCATCCAGGTTGATGGGAAAACAATAAAGGCACAAATATGGGATACGGCAGGACAAGAGCGATATCGAGCGATAACATCAGC ttATTATCGTGGAGCAGTAGGTGCCTTGCTGGTTTATGATATTGCTAAACATCTTACGTATGAAAATGTAGAACGATGGCTGAAAGAACTGAGAGATCACGCAGATAGTAACATTGTTATCATGCTTGTGGGTAACAAGAGTGATTTACGTCATCTCAGAGCAGTCCCTACAGATGAAGCAAGAGCCTTTGCAG AAAAGAATGGCTTGTCATTTATTGAGACATCTGCTTTAGACTCTACAAATGTAGAAGCTGCTTTTCAGACAATCCTGACAG AGATATATCGCATTGTTTCTCAGAAGCAAATGTCAGACAGACGTGAAAATGACATGTCTCCAAGCAACAATGTGGTACCTATCCATGTCCCTCCAACCACTGAAAACAAGCCAAAGGTGCAGTGTTGTCAGAACATATAA
- the LOC118829644 gene encoding 60S ribosomal protein L23a-like gives MALKAKKEAVVSLKAEAKSKDLKAKKAVLKGVHSHKEDLNIPHLSATQHTKTPKASQIPSEKCPSEKQAGSLCHIKFLLTTESSLKKTEDNTLVFIVYVKANKHQIKQVPPRFELGSLDSESRVLTITPWNRRTAIDAQGSLIVS, from the exons atggcccTGAAGGCGAAGAAGGAAGCTGTTGTCTCCCTCAAGGCAGAAGCCAAGTCCAAAGACTTGAAGGCCAAGAAAGCAGTGTTGAAGGGGGTCCACAGCCACAAAGAAGATCTgaacatcccccacctttcgGCAACCCAACACACTAAGACTCCAAAGGCATCCCAAATACCCTCGGAAAAGTGCCCCTCAGAGAAACAAGCTGGATCACTATGCCACATTAAGTTCCTCTTGACCACTGAGTCTTCTCtgaagaagactgaggacaacaccctagtcttcattgtgtACGTCAAggccaacaagcatcagataaagcag GTTCCAccgagatttgaactcggatcgcTGGATTCAGAGTCCAGAGTGCTAACCATTACACCATGGAACCGCCGTACCGCAATTGACGCTCAAGGCTCTCTTATCGTTAGCTAG